In Actinomyces weissii, a genomic segment contains:
- the ispD gene encoding 2-C-methyl-D-erythritol 4-phosphate cytidylyltransferase: MAPAALTRPHPETGAGAVVAVLTAAGSGTRLGQGGPKALVQVGGRSLLARAAQALAASGVVDQVVVTAPPDAVARFAAELPGYLPAGTTADPSAVPVGVQVVAGSAASRQASVSLGLQAALAACPDAQVVLVHDAARALTPPQVVRRVVEAVRAGCDAVVPALPVTDTVKQVAPVGEGRQDQEQVAPEQVVATPDRSCLRAVQTPQGFRLEVLRRAHEQGRHRADDEAAAASDDATLVEAAGGAVHVVPGDPLAFKVTTPLDLALARLLVEQR, encoded by the coding sequence GTGGCCCCTGCAGCCCTGACGCGCCCGCACCCGGAAACGGGGGCGGGCGCCGTCGTAGCGGTGCTTACGGCCGCTGGCTCCGGCACCCGCCTGGGGCAGGGCGGCCCCAAGGCCCTGGTGCAGGTTGGAGGCCGCAGCCTTCTGGCCCGGGCGGCGCAGGCCCTGGCCGCCAGCGGGGTGGTGGACCAGGTGGTGGTGACCGCCCCGCCCGACGCCGTCGCCCGTTTTGCTGCCGAGCTGCCCGGCTACCTCCCGGCAGGCACCACGGCAGACCCGTCTGCGGTGCCGGTGGGGGTGCAGGTGGTGGCGGGCTCGGCCGCCTCCCGCCAGGCCAGCGTCTCCCTGGGGCTGCAGGCCGCCCTGGCCGCCTGCCCTGACGCCCAGGTGGTGCTCGTGCACGACGCGGCCCGGGCCCTTACGCCCCCGCAGGTGGTGCGCCGCGTGGTGGAGGCGGTGCGTGCGGGCTGCGACGCCGTCGTCCCCGCCCTGCCGGTCACGGACACCGTGAAGCAGGTGGCCCCGGTGGGGGAGGGGCGGCAGGACCAGGAGCAGGTGGCCCCGGAGCAGGTGGTGGCCACCCCGGACCGCTCCTGCCTGCGTGCCGTGCAGACCCCCCAGGGCTTCCGTCTGGAGGTGCTGCGGCGCGCCCACGAGCAGGGGCGGCACCGGGCTGACGACGAGGCCGCCGCCGCCAGTGACGACGCCACCCTGGTGGAGGCTGCCGGGGGTGCGGTGCACGTGGTGCCGGGTGACCCGCTGGCCTTCAAGGTCACCACGCCCCTGGACCTGGCCCTGGCCCGCCTGCTGGTGGAGCAGCGCTGA
- a CDS encoding CarD family transcriptional regulator yields MTFTIGETVVYPHHGAARIIDIRERKVRGEVKTYLQLEAAQGDLSILVPADSVELIGVRDVVDASGLEKVFEVLRATLTEEPTNWSRRYKANQEKIASGDVIKVAEVVRDLSRRDTDRGLSAGEKRMLSKARQILVSELALAQKTSEEEAESRLDEVLDSDHAA; encoded by the coding sequence ATGACCTTCACAATCGGTGAGACCGTTGTCTACCCCCACCACGGGGCCGCCCGGATCATTGACATCCGCGAGCGCAAGGTCCGTGGCGAGGTCAAGACCTACCTCCAGCTGGAGGCAGCCCAGGGGGACCTGTCCATCCTCGTGCCCGCAGACAGCGTAGAGCTCATCGGGGTGCGTGACGTCGTAGACGCCTCCGGCCTGGAGAAGGTCTTTGAGGTCCTGCGTGCCACCCTCACGGAGGAGCCCACGAACTGGTCCCGGCGCTACAAGGCCAACCAGGAGAAGATCGCCTCCGGCGACGTCATCAAGGTGGCCGAGGTCGTGCGTGACCTCTCCCGCCGGGACACGGACCGTGGCCTGTCGGCCGGGGAGAAGCGCATGCTCTCCAAGGCCCGCCAGATCCTCGTCTCCGAGCTGGCCCTGGCCCAGAAGACCAGTGAGGAGGAGGCCGAGTCTCGCCTGGACGAGGTGCTCGACTCCGACCACGCCGCCTGA
- a CDS encoding response regulator transcription factor, whose protein sequence is MIRVLLVEDEENYREPLAYSLRRDGFEVVEAEDGACAVEAFQTAARAGAPIDLVLLDLMLPRLSGAEVCRRIRRLSQVPVIMLTAKDTEVDKIQGLEAGADDYVTKPYSYRELLARVRAVLRRTRGEAEPVSLLRAGRVVMDVERHEVTVDGQPVAMPRREFALLELLLRNAGHVLTRAQIIDRVWGADYVGDTKTLDVHVKRIRAKIEQVPGEPRLLTTVRGLGYKLVPPG, encoded by the coding sequence ATGATCCGGGTGCTGCTGGTGGAGGATGAGGAGAACTACCGCGAGCCCCTGGCCTACAGCCTGCGGCGGGACGGCTTCGAGGTGGTGGAGGCGGAGGACGGCGCCTGTGCGGTGGAGGCGTTCCAGACGGCGGCCAGAGCCGGGGCGCCCATCGACCTGGTGCTGCTGGACCTGATGCTCCCGCGCCTGAGCGGCGCCGAGGTGTGCCGTCGCATACGCCGCCTGTCCCAGGTGCCTGTAATCATGCTCACCGCCAAGGACACGGAGGTGGACAAGATCCAGGGGCTGGAGGCCGGGGCCGACGACTACGTCACCAAGCCCTACTCCTACCGTGAGCTGCTGGCGCGGGTGCGCGCCGTCCTACGGCGCACCCGCGGGGAGGCGGAGCCGGTCAGCCTGCTGCGGGCCGGACGGGTGGTCATGGACGTGGAGCGCCACGAGGTGACCGTGGACGGGCAGCCGGTGGCGATGCCCCGGCGGGAGTTCGCGCTGCTGGAGCTGCTGCTGCGCAACGCGGGCCACGTGCTCACCCGTGCCCAGATCATCGACCGCGTCTGGGGCGCGGACTACGTGGGCGACACCAAGACCCTGGACGTGCACGTCAAGCGCATACGCGCCAAGATCGAGCAGGTCCCCGGTGAGCCGCGGCTGCTGACCACGGTGCGGGGACTGGGCTACAAGCTGGTGCCCCCTGGCTGA
- a CDS encoding sensor histidine kinase, whose protein sequence is MTSATLLSVVLGACLGTALTLLLIRFSRRGRERARAEQVAQVSALDSTLLPLLAALPSIVVLLDEDDEVRRASQAAYNFAIVKDDAVVEPRVAAMVALVRSTGRVVEKELTVKRGPARDAGWFYLAVRVAALGGGRVLILVTDRTAERRVEAMRADFLANVSHELKTPVGAISLLSETLAANSQDAALVADYAGRVLKESRRLSVLVQEIIELSRLQNGDALADPVDVELDAVVAEALDQVRVEAAAREVELVRTGSPGLVVRGDHGLLVTAVRNLLDNAIRYSDPRTRVQVAVGADPQDPSLLRLAVTDQGIGISETDRQRVFERFYRVDKARSRATGGTGLGLSIVKHVAADHGGTVELSSQLGQGSTFTLVLPQAAEAGLADGGAAAAARAAGALQGGAS, encoded by the coding sequence GTGACCTCTGCAACTCTGTTGAGCGTGGTTCTGGGTGCCTGCCTGGGCACCGCCCTGACGCTGCTGCTCATCCGCTTCTCCCGCCGGGGGCGGGAGCGTGCCCGCGCCGAGCAGGTCGCGCAGGTCAGCGCCCTGGACTCCACCCTGCTGCCGCTGCTGGCGGCCCTGCCCAGCATCGTCGTGCTGCTGGACGAGGACGACGAGGTGCGGCGTGCCTCCCAGGCCGCCTACAACTTCGCCATCGTCAAGGATGACGCCGTGGTGGAGCCGCGGGTGGCCGCGATGGTCGCCCTGGTGCGCTCCACCGGGCGGGTGGTGGAGAAGGAGCTCACGGTCAAGCGGGGGCCCGCCCGTGACGCCGGCTGGTTCTACCTGGCGGTGCGGGTCGCGGCCCTGGGCGGCGGGCGGGTGCTGATCCTGGTGACCGACCGCACCGCGGAGCGCCGGGTGGAGGCCATGCGGGCTGACTTCCTGGCCAATGTCTCCCACGAGCTCAAGACGCCGGTGGGGGCGATCTCCCTGCTGTCTGAGACCCTGGCCGCCAACAGCCAGGACGCCGCGCTCGTGGCCGACTACGCCGGGCGCGTGCTCAAGGAGTCACGCCGCCTGAGCGTGCTGGTCCAGGAGATCATCGAGCTCTCCCGGCTGCAGAACGGTGACGCCCTGGCGGATCCCGTGGACGTGGAGCTGGACGCGGTGGTGGCGGAGGCCCTGGACCAGGTGCGGGTGGAGGCCGCCGCCCGGGAGGTGGAGCTGGTGCGCACCGGCAGCCCGGGCCTGGTGGTGCGTGGTGACCACGGCCTGCTGGTCACCGCCGTGCGTAACCTGCTGGACAACGCCATCCGCTACTCGGACCCGCGCACCCGCGTGCAGGTGGCGGTGGGGGCGGACCCGCAGGACCCCTCGCTGCTGCGCCTGGCCGTGACGGACCAGGGCATCGGCATCTCCGAGACCGACCGCCAGCGGGTATTCGAACGCTTCTACCGGGTGGACAAGGCCCGCTCCCGGGCCACCGGCGGCACCGGCCTGGGCCTGAGCATCGTCAAGCACGTGGCTGCGGACCACGGCGGCACCGTAGAGCTCAGCTCCCAGCTGGGCCAGGGCTCCACCTTTACCCTGGTGCTGCCCCAGGCCGCTGAGGCGGGGCTGGCCGACGGCGGGGCCGCCGCTGCCGCCCGGGCTGCGGGCGCCCTCCAGGGGGGTGCGTCATGA
- a CDS encoding phosphoglyceromutase, with protein sequence MAYTLVLLRHGESDWNAKNLFTGWVDVPLSEKGRAEAVHGGELLKEAGVLPEKLFTSTLRRAIMTANLALDAADRHWIPVERHWRLNERHYGALQGKNKKEIRDEYGDEQFMLWRRSYDVPPPAIEAGSEFSQDADPRYAGEPIPMTECLKDVLERLLPYWEGTIVPEIRTGKTIMIAAHGNSLRAIVKHLDGISDEDIAAVNIPTGIPLVYELDEETLKPLKKGGRYLDPEAEAKIAAVANQGK encoded by the coding sequence ATGGCTTACACCCTCGTACTGCTCCGCCACGGCGAGAGCGACTGGAATGCAAAGAACCTCTTCACCGGCTGGGTCGACGTCCCCCTGTCGGAGAAGGGACGCGCCGAGGCCGTCCACGGAGGTGAGCTGCTCAAGGAGGCCGGGGTGCTTCCCGAGAAGCTCTTCACCTCCACGCTGCGCCGCGCCATCATGACGGCCAACCTGGCCCTGGACGCCGCTGACCGCCACTGGATCCCGGTGGAGCGCCACTGGCGCCTCAACGAGCGCCACTACGGTGCCCTGCAGGGCAAGAACAAGAAGGAGATCCGGGACGAGTACGGTGACGAGCAGTTCATGCTCTGGCGCCGCTCCTACGACGTCCCCCCGCCCGCTATCGAGGCTGGCTCCGAGTTCTCCCAGGACGCCGACCCCCGCTACGCCGGTGAGCCGATCCCCATGACCGAGTGCCTCAAGGACGTCCTGGAGCGCCTGCTGCCCTACTGGGAGGGCACGATCGTCCCCGAGATCAGGACCGGCAAGACCATCATGATCGCCGCGCACGGCAACTCCCTGCGCGCCATCGTCAAGCACCTGGACGGCATCTCCGACGAGGACATCGCCGCCGTCAACATCCCCACCGGCATTCCGCTGGTCTACGAGCTGGACGAGGAGACCCTCAAGCCGCTCAAGAAGGGGGGCCGCTACCTGGACCCGGAGGCCGAGGCGAAGATCGCCGCCGTCGCCAACCAGGGCAAGTGA
- a CDS encoding histone-like nucleoid-structuring protein Lsr2 — protein sequence MARKTIQMLVDDIDGSEATQTVTFGLDGATYEIDLNDEHAAALRESMEEWVAKAHRVAGRASRRRGAAGRSSASSSENQKIRDWARENGIEVSDRGRISAEIREAYAAATK from the coding sequence ATGGCACGCAAGACCATTCAGATGCTTGTTGACGACATTGACGGGTCTGAGGCGACCCAGACGGTCACCTTCGGCCTGGACGGCGCCACCTACGAGATTGACCTCAATGACGAGCACGCTGCGGCCCTGCGTGAGTCGATGGAGGAGTGGGTGGCCAAGGCCCACCGCGTGGCTGGCCGCGCCAGCCGTCGTCGGGGTGCCGCGGGCCGCTCCAGCGCCTCGTCCTCCGAGAACCAGAAGATCCGTGACTGGGCCCGGGAGAACGGCATCGAGGTCTCTGACCGCGGTCGTATCTCCGCCGAGATCCGTGAGGCCTACGCCGCCGCCACCAAGTGA
- a CDS encoding amino acid permease, which translates to MPEQSRTPATDHVDPGDSGYNKALKRRHLQMIAIGGSIGTGLFLGAGGRLAEGGPGLALAYGVCGVFAFLMVRALGELAIRRPSSGAFVSYAREFLGEKGAYVTGWMFFLDWAVTVMADITAVAVYLHYWKGLQVVPQWVFALLALALVFILNMLNVKMFGEAEFWFAAVKVAAIMAFMLIAVWAILTGATVESTSTGMQYTTGVHNITEHGGLFPKGLAPVLALTLGVIFAFGGTEMVGVAAGEAKDAVAVLPKAINSMILRIFVFYVGSVALMTLVLPYTAYSKNESPFVTFFSGIGVPHAGDIIQVVVLTAALSSLNAGLYATGRTLRSMAIAGEGPRLAAGLNKHQVPSAAIAITSALGLLGVVLNAFLAEDAFEIVMNLAGIGIAGTWAAILVTHLVFLKRVKEGRETRPSYRMPGAPYTNYAALLFFGVVVLSNLTSPAGRWTLGLFAVVVVLMVLGWYKVRGQIRSELLDDVLGAGEENPRPGR; encoded by the coding sequence ATGCCTGAACAGTCCCGCACCCCCGCAACCGATCACGTCGACCCCGGCGACTCCGGTTACAACAAGGCGCTCAAACGCCGCCACCTGCAGATGATCGCCATTGGTGGATCCATCGGTACCGGCTTGTTCCTGGGAGCAGGTGGGCGCCTGGCAGAAGGTGGTCCCGGACTGGCCCTGGCCTACGGCGTCTGCGGCGTGTTCGCCTTCCTGATGGTGCGAGCCCTGGGAGAGCTGGCGATCCGCCGCCCCTCCTCCGGGGCCTTTGTGTCCTACGCCCGGGAGTTCCTGGGAGAGAAAGGGGCCTACGTCACGGGCTGGATGTTCTTTCTGGACTGGGCGGTCACGGTGATGGCGGACATCACCGCCGTCGCCGTCTACCTGCACTACTGGAAGGGGCTCCAGGTGGTCCCGCAATGGGTGTTCGCACTGCTGGCACTGGCCCTGGTGTTCATCCTCAACATGCTGAACGTAAAGATGTTCGGCGAGGCCGAGTTCTGGTTCGCCGCCGTCAAGGTGGCCGCGATCATGGCCTTCATGCTCATCGCCGTCTGGGCGATCCTGACCGGGGCCACCGTAGAAAGCACCAGCACCGGGATGCAGTACACCACCGGGGTGCACAACATCACCGAGCACGGCGGCCTGTTCCCCAAGGGACTGGCCCCCGTCCTCGCCCTGACGCTCGGGGTGATCTTTGCCTTCGGCGGCACCGAGATGGTGGGGGTGGCCGCAGGGGAGGCCAAGGACGCGGTAGCCGTCCTGCCCAAGGCCATAAACTCTATGATCCTGCGTATATTCGTCTTCTACGTAGGCTCCGTAGCCCTTATGACCTTGGTCCTGCCATACACCGCCTACTCCAAGAACGAGTCGCCTTTCGTCACCTTCTTCAGCGGTATCGGCGTCCCGCACGCGGGGGACATCATCCAGGTGGTCGTGCTCACCGCAGCCCTGTCCTCCCTGAACGCCGGGCTCTACGCCACCGGCCGCACCCTGCGCTCTATGGCGATCGCCGGTGAGGGGCCCCGCCTGGCAGCCGGGCTGAACAAGCACCAGGTACCGTCAGCAGCCATCGCCATCACCTCCGCCCTGGGCCTGCTGGGCGTGGTACTCAACGCCTTCCTGGCCGAGGACGCCTTCGAGATAGTCATGAACCTGGCAGGCATCGGCATCGCTGGCACCTGGGCGGCCATCCTGGTGACCCACCTGGTGTTCCTCAAGCGGGTCAAGGAGGGCCGCGAGACCCGCCCCAGCTACCGGATGCCCGGTGCCCCCTACACCAACTACGCGGCCCTGCTGTTCTTCGGTGTCGTAGTGCTCTCTAACCTAACCAGCCCTGCGGGCCGGTGGACCCTGGGCCTGTTCGCCGTCGTGGTGGTGCTGATGGTGCTTGGCTGGTACAAGGTGCGCGGCCAGATCCGCTCCGAGCTGCTCGACGACGTGCTCGGCGCCGGAGAAGAGAACCCCCGCCCCGGGCGCTGA
- a CDS encoding asparaginase, which translates to MRAHIVYTGGTIGMVESAHGLVPGTQLPAWLEGQLAGTSLAGATISSLEPLIDSANATPESWQAVIDELRQHASSADAFVVLHGTDTLAYTAAALSYALTDLPQPVVLTGSQLPLGVVGSDAAANALGALQAATSGRAQGVSLFFGQRLLVGNRSTKTSSWSFTGFTSPAAPPLAVAGAPWQWAAPSGQAPAPGGSRPRPYRRHDVVVVDLVPGITARRLAALLDPAPEAVVLRAYGVGNVPAAEPGLAQVVAQSVQSGTAVVVASQCPQAQVLLGHYEAGDAVARAGAVGSGDMTLEALYTKLQFLLSQGLHGPQLAQAVGRPLCGELTVAD; encoded by the coding sequence ATGCGCGCGCACATCGTGTACACCGGCGGCACCATCGGCATGGTGGAGTCCGCCCACGGCCTGGTGCCTGGCACGCAGCTGCCCGCCTGGCTGGAGGGCCAGCTGGCGGGCACCAGCCTGGCGGGGGCCACCATCAGCTCCCTGGAGCCCCTGATCGACTCCGCCAACGCCACCCCCGAGTCCTGGCAGGCCGTGATCGACGAGCTGCGCCAGCACGCCAGCAGCGCGGACGCCTTCGTGGTGCTCCACGGGACCGACACCCTGGCATACACGGCCGCCGCCCTGTCCTACGCCCTGACCGACCTGCCCCAGCCGGTGGTCCTCACCGGCTCCCAGCTGCCGCTCGGGGTGGTGGGCTCCGACGCCGCCGCCAACGCCCTGGGGGCGCTGCAGGCCGCCACCAGCGGCCGGGCCCAGGGTGTCAGCCTGTTCTTCGGGCAGAGGCTGCTGGTGGGCAACCGGTCCACCAAGACCAGCTCCTGGTCCTTCACCGGCTTCACCTCCCCCGCCGCGCCGCCGCTGGCCGTGGCCGGTGCCCCCTGGCAGTGGGCCGCCCCCAGCGGGCAGGCGCCCGCGCCCGGGGGGAGCCGGCCTCGGCCCTACCGCCGTCACGACGTGGTGGTTGTGGACCTGGTGCCCGGCATAACCGCGCGGCGGCTGGCCGCCCTGCTGGACCCCGCCCCGGAGGCGGTGGTGCTGCGCGCCTACGGGGTGGGAAACGTGCCCGCTGCCGAGCCGGGGCTGGCCCAGGTCGTGGCCCAGTCGGTGCAGTCGGGGACGGCGGTCGTCGTCGCCTCCCAGTGCCCACAGGCGCAGGTGCTGCTGGGGCACTATGAGGCTGGCGACGCCGTAGCCCGGGCCGGGGCCGTGGGCAGCGGGGACATGACGCTGGAGGCCCTGTACACCAAGCTCCAGTTCCTGCTCTCCCAGGGGCTGCACGGCCCCCAGCTGGCGCAGGCCGTGGGCCGTCCTCTCTGCGGCGAGCTCACCGTGGCGGACTGA
- a CDS encoding alpha/beta hydrolase, which translates to MSTLVTLGACGGLPGPKDAAVPSPVPAEASGTAEVPAGLEPFYSQQLDWQDCEAGPGQDANKVKGMKCAQAKVPLDYQDPSGPTIELSLNKRPAAGKPIGSLFLNPGGPGGSGTELAVNSKGYFSDRLLDSYDIIGFDPRGVEGSAAVQCLSDAEQDTTRAGEVVAELKGTEADVPTTTEPASQTALTAVEKQMAWLSKRCAERTETPGLLDHVDTVSAARDLDVLRAAVGSPTLTYLGFSYGTYLGATYAELFPGNVGRMVLDGALDPSLSAREVTLGQAAGFEAALRAFVEDCQKGAACPLKGDVDSGVRQVQQLLESVRTAPLRTSDPARPLTEALASSAVINVLYQSEAWPVLSQGLDQAMNQQDGTILLFVADTVASRNDDGTYTGNGSEAILAINCLDYPVEGDVQAWLKDAQELQSLSPTFGRYLAFSDASCQAWGRPSSRERAPIRAEGTPTLLVVGTTGDPATPYQWSQALSSQLASARLLTWEGHGHTAYGRRDAGPCVTDTVDAYLLAGTLPEEGKTCKGQE; encoded by the coding sequence GTGTCCACCCTGGTAACCCTCGGGGCCTGTGGCGGCCTGCCCGGGCCCAAGGACGCCGCCGTCCCCTCCCCGGTGCCCGCGGAGGCCAGTGGTACAGCTGAGGTGCCCGCAGGCCTGGAGCCCTTCTACTCCCAGCAGCTGGACTGGCAGGACTGTGAGGCGGGACCGGGCCAGGACGCGAACAAGGTCAAGGGCATGAAGTGCGCCCAGGCCAAGGTGCCCCTGGACTACCAGGACCCCTCCGGACCCACCATTGAGCTGTCGCTGAACAAGCGCCCCGCCGCGGGCAAGCCGATCGGCAGCCTGTTCCTCAACCCGGGCGGCCCCGGTGGCTCCGGCACCGAGCTGGCCGTCAACTCCAAGGGCTACTTCTCGGACCGGCTCCTGGACTCCTACGACATCATCGGCTTCGACCCGCGGGGTGTGGAGGGCTCGGCCGCCGTCCAGTGCCTGAGCGACGCCGAGCAGGACACCACCCGCGCCGGGGAGGTCGTGGCGGAGCTCAAGGGCACGGAGGCGGATGTCCCCACCACCACGGAACCGGCCTCGCAGACCGCCCTGACGGCGGTCGAGAAGCAGATGGCGTGGCTCTCCAAGCGCTGCGCCGAGCGCACCGAGACCCCCGGCCTGCTGGACCACGTGGACACGGTCTCCGCGGCCCGCGACCTGGACGTGCTGCGCGCCGCCGTCGGCTCCCCCACCCTGACCTACCTGGGCTTCTCCTACGGCACCTACCTGGGGGCCACCTACGCGGAGCTGTTCCCCGGGAACGTGGGGCGCATGGTGCTGGACGGCGCCCTGGACCCCTCCCTGTCCGCCCGGGAGGTGACCCTCGGGCAGGCGGCCGGCTTCGAGGCCGCGCTGCGGGCCTTCGTGGAGGACTGCCAGAAAGGTGCGGCCTGTCCCTTGAAGGGGGACGTGGACTCCGGGGTGCGCCAGGTCCAGCAGCTGCTGGAGTCGGTGCGCACCGCGCCGCTGCGGACGAGTGACCCTGCACGGCCGCTGACCGAGGCCCTGGCCTCCTCCGCGGTCATCAACGTGCTCTACCAGTCCGAGGCCTGGCCGGTGCTCAGCCAGGGCCTGGACCAGGCCATGAACCAGCAGGACGGCACGATCCTCCTGTTCGTGGCGGACACGGTCGCCTCCCGTAACGACGACGGCACCTACACGGGCAACGGCTCCGAGGCGATCCTGGCCATCAACTGCCTGGACTACCCGGTGGAGGGGGACGTACAGGCTTGGCTCAAGGACGCCCAGGAGCTGCAGTCACTGTCCCCCACCTTCGGCCGCTACCTGGCCTTCTCTGACGCCTCCTGCCAGGCCTGGGGGCGCCCTTCCAGCCGTGAGCGCGCACCGATCCGGGCGGAGGGGACGCCGACGCTGCTGGTGGTGGGCACCACGGGTGACCCCGCCACCCCCTACCAGTGGTCGCAGGCCCTGAGCAGCCAGCTGGCCTCTGCCCGCCTGCTCACCTGGGAGGGCCACGGGCACACGGCCTACGGGCGGCGGGACGCCGGTCCTTGCGTCACGGACACGGTTGACGCCTACCTGTTGGCGGGCACGCTGCCGGAGGAGGGCAAGACCTGCAAGGGCCAGGAGTGA
- a CDS encoding DNA polymerase III subunit delta', giving the protein MSVWEDVVGQEPVVAQLQAAAQAARAAAEVREAGRAAPGAGPAPDSSAMSHAWLVTGPPGSGRSTAARAFAAALQCTGPVPGCGQCKPCRDVTSGSHPDVIRLATEKLIITMEEAKELIGEAQRRPWTGRWRVLLVEDADRMAERTTNVLLKSIEEPPPQTVWILCTPSADDVLPTIRSRCRLVSLRVPPPQAVAALLVRRDGADPELAARAARASQSHIGLARHLALDEGAWERRRRLLLSPVSLRSVGDAVLAAADLVEGAEAEAKDTTAERDARERAELLRALGIEADSKVPPAIRAQVRQLEEDQKRRAKRARTDVLDRAMTDLLSFYRDVLATQMGSDVERVNVDLDQTVEQVARSTTAAQSLTRISAIEECRERLRTAAAPLLAVEALMVQLRPQA; this is encoded by the coding sequence ATGAGCGTGTGGGAGGACGTCGTCGGCCAGGAGCCGGTGGTCGCCCAGCTGCAGGCCGCCGCCCAGGCCGCCCGCGCCGCCGCCGAGGTGCGGGAGGCAGGTCGAGCCGCGCCAGGGGCAGGCCCCGCCCCGGACAGCTCGGCCATGAGTCACGCCTGGCTGGTCACCGGCCCACCCGGCTCCGGGCGCTCCACCGCCGCCCGGGCCTTCGCCGCCGCCCTGCAGTGCACCGGCCCCGTTCCCGGCTGCGGCCAGTGCAAGCCCTGCCGGGACGTCACCAGTGGCAGCCACCCGGACGTGATCCGCCTGGCCACCGAGAAGCTCATCATCACCATGGAGGAGGCCAAGGAGCTGATCGGGGAGGCCCAGCGCCGCCCCTGGACCGGCCGCTGGCGGGTGCTCCTGGTGGAGGACGCCGACCGCATGGCGGAGCGCACCACCAACGTGCTGCTCAAGTCCATCGAGGAGCCCCCGCCGCAGACCGTGTGGATCCTGTGCACCCCCAGCGCTGACGACGTCCTGCCCACCATCCGCTCCCGCTGCCGCCTGGTGTCCCTGCGGGTGCCCCCGCCGCAGGCTGTCGCGGCCCTGCTGGTGCGCCGTGACGGCGCGGACCCCGAGCTCGCCGCCCGGGCCGCCCGCGCCAGCCAGTCGCACATCGGCCTGGCCCGCCACCTGGCCCTGGACGAAGGTGCCTGGGAGCGACGCCGTCGCCTGCTGCTGTCCCCGGTGAGCCTGCGCTCGGTGGGGGACGCCGTACTGGCTGCCGCCGACCTGGTGGAGGGCGCGGAGGCCGAGGCCAAGGACACCACCGCTGAGCGGGACGCCCGGGAGAGGGCTGAGCTGCTGCGCGCCCTGGGTATCGAGGCTGACAGCAAGGTACCGCCCGCCATCCGCGCCCAGGTGCGCCAGCTGGAGGAGGACCAGAAGCGCCGGGCCAAACGGGCCCGCACCGACGTGCTGGACCGGGCCATGACCGACCTGCTCTCCTTCTACCGGGACGTGCTGGCCACCCAGATGGGATCCGACGTGGAGCGCGTGAACGTGGACCTGGACCAGACGGTGGAGCAGGTGGCCCGCAGCACCACCGCCGCCCAGTCGCTTACCCGTATCAGTGCGATCGAGGAGTGCCGTGAGCGTCTGCGCACCGCCGCAGCGCCCCTGCTGGCGGTGGAGGCCCTGATGGTCCAGCTGCGCCCCCAGGCCTGA
- the tmk gene encoding dTMP kinase, with protein sequence MTVIPSSRPGQPRTGLLITFEGGDGVGKTTQLDLLTSTLAAARISCRRTLEPGGTPLGQEIRRLLLHGGEVTPRAEALLYAADRAHHVDTVIRPALEEGAVVVCDRYLDSSVAYQGAARALGPTEVRDLSLWATGSLLPDLTVLLDADPALARQRTAVRGAKDRLEREPGSFHHALREQFLALAAAEPGRFTVIDACQPVAQVAQAVHQAVGRLLAAHPGRVRQADGSREGAAVAFAEAARRLQEDRLEGGEQP encoded by the coding sequence GTGACTGTGATCCCGTCCTCCCGCCCCGGGCAGCCGCGCACGGGCCTGCTCATCACCTTCGAGGGGGGCGACGGCGTCGGCAAGACCACCCAGCTGGACCTGCTGACCAGCACCCTGGCGGCGGCGCGGATCAGCTGCCGGCGCACGCTAGAGCCGGGCGGCACCCCGCTCGGCCAGGAGATCCGCCGCCTGCTGCTGCACGGCGGCGAGGTCACCCCCCGTGCAGAGGCCCTGCTCTACGCCGCCGACCGCGCCCACCATGTGGACACGGTGATCCGCCCCGCCCTGGAGGAGGGGGCTGTAGTGGTCTGCGACCGCTACCTGGACTCCTCCGTGGCCTACCAGGGGGCGGCCCGGGCCCTCGGCCCCACCGAGGTACGCGACCTCTCCCTGTGGGCCACCGGCAGCCTGCTGCCGGACCTGACCGTCCTGCTGGACGCCGACCCGGCCCTGGCCCGGCAGCGCACCGCCGTGCGGGGCGCCAAGGACCGGCTGGAGCGCGAGCCCGGTTCCTTCCACCACGCCCTGCGCGAGCAGTTCCTGGCCCTGGCCGCCGCCGAGCCGGGGCGCTTCACGGTTATAGACGCCTGCCAACCCGTCGCCCAGGTGGCGCAGGCCGTGCACCAGGCGGTGGGCAGGCTGCTGGCCGCGCACCCCGGGCGCGTGCGCCAGGCGGACGGCAGCCGGGAAGGAGCAGCCGTGGCCTTCGCGGAGGCGGCCCGCAGGTTGCAGGAGGACCGCCTGGAAGGTGGGGAGCAGCCATGA